A region from the Pelobates fuscus isolate aPelFus1 chromosome 3, aPelFus1.pri, whole genome shotgun sequence genome encodes:
- the GCDH gene encoding glutaryl-CoA dehydrogenase, mitochondrial — protein sequence MSLAGAPLRLLNKARWSICAGGLRAQSTVAQQKDLKAQNEKKSAKSRVQFDWRDALCLNSQLTEDEIMIRDSFHAYCQEKLMPRILQANRQEVFNREIMSEMGQLGVLGSTIKGYGCAGTSYVAYGLLAREVERVDSSYRSVMSVQSSLVMHPINAYGTEEQKQKYLPRLARGELLGCFGLTEPNHGSDPAGMETRARYNPSSKTYTLNGSKTWITNSPIADLCVVWATCEDGKIRGFLIERGTKGLSTPKIEGKFSLRASATGMILMEDVEIPEENLLPHVSGLSGPFGCLNNARYGISWGALGAAEFCFHTARQYTLDRIQFGVPLARNQLIQKKLADMLTEITIGLQACLQLGRLKDQDKATPEMISILKRNSCGKALDISRQARDMLGGNGISDEYHIIRHVMNLEAVNTYEGTHDVHALIIGRAITGLQSFTVGK from the exons ATGTCGCTGGCTGGTGCCCCCTTGCGTCTTTTGAACAAGGCAAGATGGAGTATTTGTGCCGGTGGATTGAGGGCGCAGAGCACTGTGGCACAGCAGAAAG ATCTCAAGGCACAGAATGAGAAAAAAAGTGCAAAAT CCAGGGTGCAGTTTGATTGGAGGGACGCCCTTTGTCTCAATTCCCAGCTGACGGAAGATGAGATCATGATCCGGGACAGCTTCCATGCCTACTGCCAGGAGAAACTGATGCCACGAATACTCCAAGCCAATCGCCAGGAAG TATTCAACCGGGAGATTATGTCAGAGATGGGACAGCTTGGAGTCCTAGGTTCTACGATTAAAG GTTACGGTTGTGCTGGTACATCCTACGTTGCATATGGTTTGTTGGCGCGAGAGGTGGAGCGTGTGGACAGCAGTTATCGATCTGTAATGAGCGTCCAGTCCTCCCTTGTCATGCATCCTATCAATGCCTATGGGACGGaggaacagaaacaaaaataccTGCCCAGACTAG CGCGGGGAGAGCTATTGGGCTGCTTTGGGCTTACAGAACCAAACCACGGCAGTGACCCGGCTGGAATGGAAACCAGGGCTAGATACAACCCAAGCAGCAAAACGTACACACTCAATGGGTCCAAAACATG GATTACCAACTCCCCCATTGCTGACCTGTGTGTGGTTTGGGCTACGTGTGAAGATGGTAAAATCCGGGGATTCCTGATAGAAAGAGGCACAAAGGGGTTATCCACCCCTAAAATAGAGGGCAAGTTTTCTCTGCGAGCATCTGCGACAGGCATGATTCTGATGGAGGATGTGGAGATACCTGAGGAAAACCTACTTCCCCATGTATCTGGGCTATCA GGTCCATTTGGCTGTTTGAATAATGCTCGTTATGGAATTTCTTGGGGGGCACTGGGTGCCGCTGAGTTTTGTTTTCATACGGCGAGACAATACACTTTGGACAG gaTCCAGTTTGGCGTGCCCCTTGCCCGGAACCAGCTGATCCAGAAGAAATTAGCAGATATGCTGACAGAAATTACCATTGGCCTACAAGCATGTCTGCAACTGGGCCGACTCAAAGACCAGGACAA AGCCACTCCAGAGATGATCTCTATATTGAAGAGGAATTCATGTGGAAAGGCTCTGGATATTAGCCGACAGGCAAGGGACATGCTTGGAGGCAATGGGATTTCTGATGAATACCATATCATCAGACATGTAATGAACCTGGAGGCTGTCAACACATATGAAG GTACCCATGACGTCCATGCCTTAATTATTGGAAGAGCCATCACAGGACTGCAGTCGTTTACGGTTGGAAAATAA